The Cytophagia bacterium CHB2 genome includes a region encoding these proteins:
- a CDS encoding D-glycerate dehydrogenase, producing the protein KNVIAGAALDVYENEPAVHPGLLPLENVVLTPHTASATIETRNKMATMAVTNLLAGLRGEKPPNLVNEEVWGKHRK; encoded by the coding sequence AAAAGAATGTCATTGCCGGCGCAGCGCTCGATGTTTACGAAAACGAACCGGCGGTGCATCCCGGCTTGTTGCCGCTGGAGAATGTCGTGCTCACGCCGCACACCGCCAGTGCTACGATTGAAACGCGCAATAAAATGGCCACCATGGCCGTAACCAATTTGCTTGCCGGTTTGCGGGGCGAGAAGCCGCCGAATCTCGTGAATGAAGAGGTGTGGGGCAAGCATCGCAAGTGA